One window from the genome of Pyrus communis chromosome 16, drPyrComm1.1, whole genome shotgun sequence encodes:
- the LOC137721494 gene encoding transcription factor bHLH18-like: MDMISSAEWEMEDPTFINQHEMSSLDYSLDELIFSSFSSESYSSYPNFTSKTAAATHNFSKAFVENPHQTGTQERPAKQPKNTTSWKSCSTDHIIAAKASPSSLSHLISFENSDSSPPTTSQQYYGPDCKVIKPKNEVEYSNGKLKLPALISQGSYDTQTCSPKHGQGIKRVATVTRSPLLAQDHVLAERKRREKLSQRFIALSALLPGLKKMDKASVLGDAIKYVKHLQERTKVLEEQAAKKTGEAVVFVKRMQYSADDDISSSDENSESCSDQPLPEIEARVSDKEVLIRIHCEKTNGCLTRILSEIEKLGLTIVHSYALPFGNSTLDITIVAQMGVEFSMTVKDLVKNLRHALLMLV; this comes from the exons ATGGACATGATCTCATCAGCAGAATGG GAAATGGAAGATCCCACTTTTATCAATCAACACGAAATGAGCTCTCTGGACTACTCACTTGATGAGCTCATTTTCTCGTCTTTCTCATCTGAGAGTTACTCATCCTACCCAAATTTCACCTCGAAAACTGCAGCTGCTACACACAACTTCAGCAAAGCATTCGTTGAAAATCCCCATCAGACCGGCACTCAGGAAAGGCCAGCAAAACAGCCTAAGAACACTACTAGTTGGAAATCTTGCTCCACTGACCATATAATTGCTGCCAAagcttctccttcttccttgtcACACCTAATTTCGTTTGAGAACTCCGACTCATCACCTCCGACCACTTCTCAGCAGTACTATGGTCCAGATTGCAAAGTTATCAAGCCAAAGAATGAGGTGGAATATTCCAATGGAAAATTGAAACTTCCAGCTTTGATTTCCCAAGGTTCCTATGACACCCAAACTTGTTCACCCAAACATGGACAAGGGATCAAGAGGGTAGCTACGGTGACTAGAAGTCCTTTACTTGCTCAAGATCATGTTCTTGCTGAGAGAAAGCGCCGAGAAAAGCTCAGCCAGCGGTTCATTGCTCTATCTGCTTTACTTCCAGGCCTAAAGAAG ATGGACAAGGCTTCGGTCCTCGGAGATGCAATCAAGTACGTGAAACATCTTCAAGAACGTACGAAGGTGCTGGAGGAACAAGCAGCCAAGAAAACTGGGGAAGCAGTGGTTTTTGTGAAGAGGATGCAGTACTCAGCGGATGATGATATATCTTCATCTGACGAGAACTCCGAGAGCTGCTCTGACCAGCCACTGCCAGAAATTGAAGCAAGAGTTTCGGACAAGGAGGTTCTTATACGAATCCACTGCGAGAAAACCAACGGATGTTTGACAAGAATACTAAGTGAAATAGAAAAGCTTGGTCTCACCATAGTTCACAGCTATGCCTTGCCCTTTGGCAATTCAACTCTTGATATCACTATAGTTGCTCAG ATGGGTGTTGAATTCAGCATGACAGTGAAAGATCTGGTAAAAAACCTAAGACATGCTTTGCTCATGTTGGTGTGA